The genomic region aacccaagttcacagacctgaGGTTAAGAACCCATATGTAACCATACCCTATAtactcattaaaaacaaaaacgaaaactTAACTTCCTTCCTGGTGACAAGAAGAAACTCTTTACTGTGATTCTCTTTAAGAAATAGAATAAACAACTACACAAGTTTTAATTCCAAGCCCCCACAAAAACATATCAGAAAAAGGCCTCTTACtattaaaagttaaataactttccaGTGGAGAGGTGCCGCCTTTTTTATGGGACTTCTTATTTTGGAAGAGACTGACCAGGCAATAAGTTTAAACTTGCTATGGTTGTAGTCTTCGAGAGTCAGAACCACACTCACACTTAGCAAGCAGGAATTAGAAAACCCTGGTTGTAGGTCAGGATCCTCCATTTGATTCTCATTCGTTTCATTCCCTTTCCACACCCCACTATGGGatgatggaaagaacaatgaattgaAATTGAGAGGACATGGGTTGTACATCTACACCtgttatttattagctgtgtcagtcacctctctgagcttcaggtttTTTATCTGCTTAGCTGCTGATTAATCAAAACATATCTGATCAATTCAGTCCCTATATCCAGcagaggaccttggtttgaatcctgagAGAGCCGTGCCATATCTAGGTAGAGACCCTGGAAGAAGATGGCCTATTGGAGAATGAGCACCGGCTCAATCTGGATGAATCAAATGAGGGTGATCCCTTTTATGCTGATGGCACCTTGATATGCAACTTAGAGAATCAGGCAGGTCTCTAGGCAGTTACAAATAAGAGAGTTTAGCTGATCAGATTCATGCCATTACCTGACTGAGCAGGTATTGCATATAATTCCACTGGCTATAGTTAGACAAGAGTCACTTCTGAAGCTAGAACCTAGGAGACACTTTTTGGTCACTATCTTTCCGCATAAAATCTTCTGCAAATTCCTTGTCTTTTGCAGGTCACTTCCACCGCCACACCTGAACAAAAGAGGCTGTAAGAGGTGTCCTTTTCCTTAGGAGGGAGGTATAGGGGTAAATATCTACATATGCCAAGCAGGTCAAATATTAGGAATGACTTTTGTCAAGTTGGAGACACAATTGGAATTCAGGCCCAGGAATGCTTTTGTAAAATCGCCTATAATATGGATAGTTCTTTAGAAATGACCAACATCTGTCCATCATCTCAGCAGCTTCCTAGACCTTTGGATAACCAAGTGAGAGggaaacaagttcacagaccctaatTAAGATCCCCTTCTATAGGTGACCCTTCCAACATCCTGGTTAGATTTGGATGGAAGCTTCAGTGAGTTAAATTAGGGTGGTCCCTTTTATATAGATCACCTCTGGGTATGCAACCTATTAAGTCTTGTGGGCAACTAGGTGTTTGTAGGTAAGGAAGTTCATCTGGCCAGGTTGATGTCACTGTCTGCCTGGGCAGGGGTTGCATATGATTGTACTGCAAGGATTATCACAATAACAGGGTCAATGGTCAATGGACTTTACATTTCAAAAGACTAATTATGAAATTGAGACTCATGGCTTCATATATAGTTCTCCTTGTGTTCTGCTGGGAATAGAAAAGTGTTTTCTCCCTTTTTGGGTgcttaagtttagaataaaaagcttttagaaagaaataaaaaaagtatgTTAAGAacgctctctccttccttctgctgTGGCTGCCGTTGGTGCTACGCGCCGCAGCCATGGCCATCCGATACCCCATGGCCGTGGGCCTCAACAAGGGCCACAAAGTTACCAAAAACGTTTCGAAGCCGCGACACTGCCGCCACCGTGGGCGCTTGACCAAACACACCAAGTTTGTGAGAGATATGATCCGGGAAGTGTGTGGATTTGCCCCTTATGAGAGGCGTGCCATGGAATTGTTAAAGGTCTCTAAGGATAAGAGAGCCCTTAAGTTCATCAAAAAAAGGGTGGGAACTCACATCAGggccaagaggaagagagaggagctcaGCAACGTCCTAGCTGCCATGAGGAAGGCTGCTGCCAAGAAGGACTAAACTGGACCCTGCCAATCTTTCCCACTTACCCAATAAAGatttgacaaataaaaaaaaaagtatgttaaaTATAACGAGTAACAAAATTTCTCTGTGTTCTTTTCTGAACTTTTTGTTCTGTATATTTTTGCTTTAtcaatctttctccctctcttcctcacctctttccttccttcttttcttccctccctcccttctttccttccctcccttgctcccttcctcccttctttccttcttttctctcttccttcccttttccttcctttttcccttctttcctcttttcctttcttgttctcttccttccttcttt from Trichosurus vulpecula isolate mTriVul1 chromosome 8, mTriVul1.pri, whole genome shotgun sequence harbors:
- the LOC118829369 gene encoding 60S ribosomal protein L36-like; this encodes MAIRYPMAVGLNKGHKVTKNVSKPRHCRHRGRLTKHTKFVRDMIREVCGFAPYERRAMELLKVSKDKRALKFIKKRVGTHIRAKRKREELSNVLAAMRKAAAKKD